The Candidatus Eisenbacteria bacterium DNA segment GGCTAGTCCTCCGAAACCGGATTCCTGCGCGGTTGTTGTCAGATTGGACTCGCTGAGCTCAAGGTCCACCTGCCCGCTCCCAACGGCGGCGCGGAGAAAGAAGCCGCTATTGCCGGGGAACCAAGTCACTGAAGGGCCGGCGATGCCATACGATACTGTGAGATCGGCCAGGCTTCCTTCAACATCGTAAGTTTTTGTCCAGACACTCACTTCGAGGCCGATAAGGAAGTTTTGCTCAATTGCGTATCCCAAACGGAAATTTCCAGCCCCACCCGTCTCACGATCACCGGTGAGATCCAGGCCTCCCAGGCTCAATTCCATTTCCGAGTTCCCGGCGCCGAGATTGAATCCTATAGAAAATCCAGTTCGCTCGTGTGGATGACGGCCGGCTTCCGCCGTCAGGGGTAGAGTCACCATCAATCCTATGATCAACAAAGCGATGAGGGTTGGACGATACGATCTCATTGATGCCTCCAAGTTTGGGTCCGATGAATCTCTACAAATCGGAGATTCGATAGGCTTGGGGAATCATATGAGAAATAGACCGGGGGTCAAGATTCCTGTTAGAACACCTCAGTGGAGAAGGGGTTGGCGAGTCGAACCGCCGCCGAGATTTTGAGGTGTTCAGATGTGCCGCGCATCCCGCCGCGCCCACCGCCATTTCCTCCCCGGCCGCCACCGCCCATGCCGTCACCGGGCCTGCCGCCGCCTTCAGGGCCGCCTCGTTCCTGCATCTGCCGGCGCATGGTGTCTTGATCAATTTCGGGCGTCTCAATTTTCAGACCGATCAAAGCTCCGGCATGGGTCTGAAGCGCAAAGGGGAAAATCTCATTTGGGTGCAAGGGGATTTTCATTTCATAGGTCAGTTGTCTACCATCGCCGCCCAGAACGGCATCGATCCCAGCCGCCTCAAGAAGAGCCATTCGAAGGGGCGGATTATCCCCGGCGAGGATTTCCAGTTCCGCCTCTGATTTGGAATAGAACCTTTGCAGAGCTGTGATGTCAGGCCTTTGACGGTTCTCATCGGGTATGAAACCCATATCCATCGCGCCGAGGGGAAAACGGATACCGAGCGGTTCACTGTCCTTTGCTTTAGGATCGATCCGAAGGGTCATCCCCTGCATCAGAACCTGCAAGTTTCTCATCGGATTTGTTGAGGAGAGGCCGATATAGAGGAAATCTTGATCATTGAGAATGCCGAGATAGACTTTCTCGGATTCAATATATGTTGTTTTTCCCTGCCATTCGGAGAGATCGCCGTCAATAACCAGATCTTCATTGCGCCATCGGCTTTCAATCACGTTGTCATGACACCCGCAGAGGACGGCAGCGGCCAGGAGAATCCCGAAGGCCCGCAGGGGCCAAAATCCTTTTGACGTCAATCCGCTGAATATCTGCAAGGAGTTCATCTTAACCTTCCCTGCCTTTTCAGGCCTCGAAATGTACATAGCTTTGCGCCGGATCGGCAACGACTTTGATTTGTTCTCCACTTGCAACGGTGAGGGATTGGGAACAGCCGCGCCGATCCGGCAACTTCTTGTTGTCAAAAAATCATGCTGGGACCTCTTCCCATTTGAAGGTGTCGCCCCGGGATTAACATTGGCCACAGCTGCTCAAAAATGTCTATTTGCCCGGGCGCTAATACCGGGATGATTTCCGTTTCCACCTGTTCGGAAATCTGAAACATCATAAATCCCGCCGTCAGTCGGGCGATTTCATCATTGAGTACCCCCTGAAGAATTTCAGATCTCTCCTGAT contains these protein-coding regions:
- a CDS encoding outer membrane beta-barrel protein is translated as MRSYRPTLIALLIIGLMVTLPLTAEAGRHPHERTGFSIGFNLGAGNSEMELSLGGLDLTGDRETGGAGNFRLGYAIEQNFLIGLEVSVWTKTYDVEGSLADLTVSYGIAGPSVTWFPGNSGFFLRAAVGSGQVDLELSESNLTTTAQESGFGGLAALGYEWRLTQKFALGAQLDLGYIKISDVVFGRDDVGDVTVNFANITAALNWYW